In the genome of Candoia aspera isolate rCanAsp1 chromosome 1, rCanAsp1.hap2, whole genome shotgun sequence, one region contains:
- the RRAS2 gene encoding ras-related protein R-Ras2 isoform X1, whose translation MREQYMRTGEGFLLVFSVTDRGSFEEIYKFQRQILRVKDRDEFPMILVGNKADLDHQRQVTQEEGQQLARQLKVTYMEASAKIRLNVDQAFHELVRVIRKFQEQECPPSPEPARKEKDKKGCHCVIF comes from the exons ATGCGGGAGCAGTATATGAGGACAGGAGAAGGCTTTCTGCTTGTCTTCTCAGTCACAGATAGAGGAAG TTTTGAAGAAATTTATAAATTTCAAAGACAGATTCTTAGAGTAAAAGATCGTGATGAGTTCCCTATGATTCTAGTTGGAAACAAAGCTGACCTGGACCATCAAAGACAG GTAACCCAGGAGGAAGGTCAGCAACTAGCACGGCAGTTGAAAGTAACCTATATGGAAGCTTCAGCAAAAATACGGCTCAACGTAGATCAAGCTTTTCATGAACTTGTCCGAGTTATAAG gAAATTTCAAGAACAAGAATGTCCTCCTTCCCCAGAGCCAGCAAGGAAGGAGAAGGACAAGAAGGGGTGCCACTGTGTTATCTTCTAA